Proteins found in one bacterium genomic segment:
- a CDS encoding thiamine pyrophosphate-dependent enzyme codes for MAEPTSLYTAPAGKRELLMGNYALVRGMFEAGVRVATTYPGSPTPEIARAILDAHAPSLFFEYSTNEIVATEFALGAALAGHPSVVFMKSVGLNVASDAVVQLPLYELPGGMVVIVGDDPAAYSSQNEQDDRHFPRMAYIPMLEPSDAPEAKAMFKWAVEKAREHRTAVLIRVTTRVCHATMEVELGPLPDNLPEPEGVPKRIQVPIAKDFLVMKRRALERLDIFEKYAEEGPWNRTVEAPGEDVGFGIITGGAAYLNTRTALDLLGRGAHIFKLGLSYPLPRKRLVEFCKARGEVLVIEELDPVVETELKALAYEEGLGTKITGLGKKLRSGDGAFEAHLGELDPGRIAEFLAERLGREYPLEVLDLADKAPARLPQLCPGCGHRSAVYGTKMAVGLHGHPQADIGCHTMSYFPPYELGESLVCMGAGPSVAQGVGHVLPEGKVTSFLGDSTFFHAGIPGLINAVWNDHDVTVLLMDNEITAMTGHQPNPRSGRNREGPRPAIDPKAVLSAIGVPYIDEVEAWDIKAVREAVKKGLEFDGPAVVILKHPCMLYTTRAWKREGKMPPPYRVNRDKCRLKKTCIKYFCCPAFSFEDSGGVQINPELCIGCGCCAQICPVGAIEQDLEYERAY; via the coding sequence ATGGCCGAGCCGACCTCACTCTACACCGCGCCCGCCGGGAAGCGCGAGCTCCTGATGGGCAACTACGCCCTGGTCCGCGGGATGTTCGAGGCCGGGGTCCGCGTGGCGACAACCTACCCCGGCTCGCCCACCCCGGAGATCGCCCGGGCCATCCTGGACGCCCACGCGCCGAGCCTCTTCTTCGAGTATTCGACCAACGAGATAGTGGCGACGGAGTTCGCCCTCGGGGCGGCGCTGGCCGGCCACCCCAGCGTGGTGTTCATGAAGAGCGTCGGGCTGAACGTGGCCTCGGACGCCGTGGTCCAGCTCCCGCTCTACGAGCTGCCCGGCGGGATGGTGGTAATCGTCGGCGACGACCCCGCCGCCTACTCCTCGCAGAACGAGCAGGACGACCGCCATTTCCCCCGGATGGCCTACATCCCCATGCTCGAGCCCTCGGACGCCCCCGAGGCCAAGGCGATGTTCAAATGGGCCGTCGAGAAGGCGCGGGAGCACCGGACGGCGGTCCTGATCCGGGTGACCACCCGTGTGTGCCACGCCACGATGGAGGTGGAGCTCGGCCCGCTGCCGGATAATCTTCCCGAGCCCGAGGGGGTGCCCAAGCGCATCCAGGTGCCCATCGCCAAGGATTTTCTGGTGATGAAGCGGCGGGCGCTGGAGCGGCTGGATATTTTCGAAAAATACGCCGAGGAGGGACCGTGGAACCGGACGGTCGAGGCGCCGGGCGAGGACGTCGGCTTCGGGATAATCACCGGCGGCGCGGCCTACCTCAACACCCGGACCGCCCTCGACCTCCTGGGCCGGGGGGCGCACATCTTCAAGCTCGGCCTCTCCTACCCCCTGCCGCGGAAGAGGCTGGTCGAGTTCTGCAAGGCCCGCGGCGAGGTCCTGGTTATCGAGGAGCTGGACCCGGTGGTGGAGACCGAGCTCAAGGCGCTGGCCTACGAGGAGGGTCTGGGTACGAAAATAACCGGCCTGGGCAAGAAGCTCCGCTCGGGCGACGGCGCTTTCGAGGCCCACCTGGGCGAGCTGGACCCGGGACGCATCGCGGAATTTTTGGCCGAAAGGCTCGGGCGGGAGTATCCTTTGGAAGTACTGGATTTGGCGGATAAAGCGCCGGCGCGCCTGCCGCAGCTCTGTCCCGGCTGCGGCCACCGCTCCGCCGTCTACGGCACGAAGATGGCCGTGGGCCTGCACGGGCACCCCCAGGCCGACATCGGCTGCCACACCATGAGCTACTTCCCGCCCTACGAGCTGGGGGAGAGCCTGGTGTGCATGGGGGCCGGCCCCAGCGTGGCCCAGGGCGTGGGGCACGTCCTGCCCGAGGGCAAGGTGACTTCCTTTTTGGGCGACTCGACCTTCTTCCACGCCGGCATACCGGGGCTCATAAACGCCGTCTGGAACGATCACGACGTGACGGTTCTGTTGATGGACAACGAGATAACGGCCATGACCGGCCACCAGCCCAACCCCCGGTCGGGCCGGAACCGGGAGGGCCCGCGGCCGGCCATTGACCCCAAGGCCGTCCTCTCCGCCATCGGCGTGCCGTACATTGACGAGGTGGAGGCCTGGGACATCAAGGCGGTGCGCGAGGCGGTGAAGAAGGGGCTGGAGTTCGACGGCCCGGCGGTGGTTATCCTCAAGCACCCGTGCATGCTCTACACCACGCGCGCCTGGAAGCGCGAGGGGAAGATGCCGCCGCCCTACCGGGTCAACCGGGACAAGTGCCGGCTCAAGAAGACCTGCATAAAGTATTTCTGCTGCCCCGCTTTCTCATTCGAGGACTCGGGCGGGGTGCAGATAAACCCGGAGCTCTGCATCGGCTGCGGATGTTGTGCACAGATATGTCCGGTGGGAGCCATCGAACAGGACCTGGAATACGAGCGCGCGTACTAG
- a CDS encoding indolepyruvate oxidoreductase subunit beta codes for MAETCCIYIVGVGGQGVGAASRVITSAAETAGVPVRSVETHGLAQRGGVVVSTVRIGGAPDSSPLIVPGEADVLFALEPVEAARSSRYLRRGGVVLINTSKIDPLWVRLEREPYPPVEEIIAAFEGFAGRVIALDATAFAVERGSWISSNAVLLGALAATGALPFDGRLLEEGIKAQSKPSHLERNLACFRRGLEEKPR; via the coding sequence ATGGCAGAGACCTGCTGCATCTACATCGTCGGTGTCGGGGGCCAGGGTGTCGGTGCCGCCTCCCGTGTGATTACCTCGGCGGCCGAGACCGCCGGGGTCCCGGTGAGGAGCGTGGAGACCCACGGGCTGGCCCAGCGCGGCGGTGTGGTCGTTTCCACCGTGCGCATCGGCGGGGCGCCCGATTCCAGCCCCCTCATCGTCCCGGGCGAGGCCGACGTCCTCTTCGCCCTGGAGCCGGTGGAGGCCGCCCGCTCGAGCCGGTATCTGCGCCGGGGCGGCGTCGTCCTCATCAACACCTCGAAGATAGACCCGCTGTGGGTGCGGCTGGAGAGGGAACCTTACCCGCCGGTGGAGGAGATTATCGCCGCGTTCGAGGGGTTCGCCGGGCGGGTCATCGCCCTGGACGCCACCGCCTTCGCCGTGGAGCGGGGGAGCTGGATTTCGTCCAACGCCGTCCTGTTGGGGGCGCTGGCGGCGACCGGCGCCCTGCCCTTCGACGGGCGGCTCCTCGAGGAGGGAATAAAGGCTCAGAGCAAGCCCTCGCACCTCGAGCGCAACCTGGCCTGCTTCCGGCGCGGATTAGAGGAGAAGCCCCGCTGA
- a CDS encoding rubredoxin: MDKYECTICGYIYDPKKGDPDSGVKPGTAFDDLPDDWVCPVCGADKDAFEKI; encoded by the coding sequence ATGGACAAGTACGAGTGCACCATCTGCGGCTACATCTACGACCCGAAGAAGGGCGACCCGGACTCGGGCGTCAAGCCCGGCACCGCCTTCGACGACCTGCCCGACGACTGGGTCTGCCCGGTGTGCGGGGCGGATAAGGACGCGTTCGAGAAGATATAG
- a CDS encoding rubredoxin encodes MEKYECTVCGYVYNPRRGDPAGDIEPGTGFDDLPDDWICPECGADLDAFEILD; translated from the coding sequence TTGGAGAAATACGAATGCACCGTTTGCGGTTACGTGTACAACCCCCGGCGCGGTGATCCGGCGGGTGACATCGAGCCCGGAACCGGCTTCGATGACCTGCCGGACGACTGGATCTGCCCGGAGTGCGGTGCCGACCTGGATGCCTTCGAGATTCTCGATTGA
- a CDS encoding rubrerythrin family protein yields the protein MHKMTEQSLWAAFAGESQAHMKYAAFADEAHKAGLANVAKLFRAVSYAERVHATNHLKALGGLKGTGDNLQTAIEGENFEVDEMYPAYDAIAKLQGEKDAERSIHFAIEAEKIHAVMYADAKRSVDSGKDWAIGDVYICPNCGYTHIVSGDNPLPDFCPVCSWKRGTFKKFSGYDELV from the coding sequence ATGCACAAGATGACCGAGCAGTCCCTCTGGGCCGCCTTCGCCGGCGAGTCCCAGGCCCACATGAAGTACGCCGCCTTCGCCGACGAGGCCCACAAGGCCGGCCTGGCCAACGTCGCCAAGCTCTTCCGCGCCGTCAGCTACGCCGAGCGCGTCCACGCGACCAATCATCTCAAGGCGCTCGGGGGGTTGAAGGGCACGGGCGACAACCTCCAGACCGCCATCGAGGGCGAGAACTTCGAGGTGGACGAGATGTACCCGGCCTACGACGCAATCGCCAAGCTCCAGGGTGAGAAGGACGCCGAGAGGAGCATCCACTTCGCCATCGAGGCGGAGAAGATTCACGCGGTCATGTACGCCGACGCCAAGCGGTCCGTGGATTCCGGGAAGGATTGGGCCATCGGCGACGTTTACATCTGCCCCAACTGCGGCTACACGCACATCGTCTCCGGGGATAACCCCCTGCCCGATTTCTGCCCGGTGTGCTCCTGGAAGAGGGGAACCTTCAAGAAATTCTCCGGCTACGACGAGCTGGTTTAA
- a CDS encoding T9SS type A sorting domain-containing protein, whose amino-acid sequence MSSILKRFILPVLALLGLTPAFGSWNYSILTEFLWDYAPYAGPAVYHGGSTWRVVVIEHGGYRYRYEGDGISWGEVGDLFDTPTYYVFAIDSDGGSFWAIYSDGNRMMLYNGSSSYDTGITWDIDNYHDFCPLYNYPSAFAFESYGTLYTAYVSGNDVETYAEWDGCDGDVSHVYWPDLGVFVFGRFGVYYRLIEVGVGSTDYYIGAGSEAEGWVTEDGTVYIAYVNANHELHVITDTVSDEPVDEYLATDQYNINHPQLFADADGPIVATDIMFYYKNCQGDWYGEQYKSWDNLEEASCVFRQDGKIFIIGRKGLSEYSWGMVSFYNDWHSDAPVVNLQGRATDDGVLASWVEEAGLAGSSWTLERDGEELASLSGDAEYRYLDRNLPGPGVYRYSLSVTPPGGDSFRVGPVEVRVDGDVLARPVLNAPYPDPAGAVVTLEYALPADCTAARLAVYDLAGRRISVLNLEPGGHAVEVDCSGYAPGVYTAVLEASGEKVTRRLVIAR is encoded by the coding sequence ATGTCCAGCATTCTAAAGCGTTTTATTCTGCCGGTTCTGGCGCTCCTCGGCCTGACGCCGGCCTTTGGCTCATGGAATTACTCCATCCTCACTGAGTTTCTCTGGGATTACGCACCGTACGCCGGACCCGCGGTTTACCACGGGGGTTCCACCTGGCGCGTAGTCGTGATTGAGCACGGTGGCTACCGTTACCGGTACGAGGGGGATGGGATTAGCTGGGGCGAAGTAGGAGATTTATTCGATACGCCCACCTATTATGTTTTTGCCATTGATAGTGACGGGGGGAGTTTTTGGGCCATATACAGCGATGGGAACCGAATGATGCTCTACAATGGATCTTCATCCTACGACACCGGCATCACCTGGGACATAGACAACTACCACGATTTCTGTCCGCTGTACAACTACCCGTCCGCCTTCGCCTTCGAATCCTACGGTACCCTGTACACCGCCTATGTATCGGGCAACGACGTAGAAACGTATGCCGAATGGGATGGGTGCGACGGCGACGTATCACACGTGTACTGGCCGGACCTGGGGGTTTTCGTCTTCGGCAGGTTCGGCGTGTACTATAGACTCATCGAAGTAGGTGTGGGCTCCACCGACTACTACATCGGAGCGGGCAGTGAGGCCGAGGGGTGGGTCACCGAGGATGGAACGGTGTATATCGCCTACGTCAACGCGAACCATGAGCTGCACGTAATCACCGACACCGTATCCGACGAGCCGGTTGACGAGTACCTTGCGACCGATCAGTACAACATCAACCACCCCCAGCTCTTCGCCGACGCTGACGGTCCTATCGTCGCCACCGACATAATGTTCTATTACAAAAACTGCCAGGGGGATTGGTACGGAGAGCAGTACAAGAGCTGGGATAACCTGGAAGAGGCTTCGTGCGTTTTCCGCCAGGATGGAAAAATCTTTATCATAGGGCGGAAAGGACTCTCCGAATATTCGTGGGGAATGGTCTCTTTCTACAACGACTGGCATTCGGATGCCCCCGTCGTCAACCTCCAGGGACGGGCGACCGACGACGGCGTCCTCGCGTCCTGGGTCGAGGAGGCCGGGCTCGCGGGGTCGAGCTGGACGCTGGAGCGCGACGGCGAAGAGCTGGCGAGTCTTTCCGGCGACGCCGAGTACAGATACCTGGACCGGAACCTCCCCGGCCCCGGCGTGTACCGCTACTCCCTCTCCGTGACGCCGCCGGGCGGGGATTCCTTCCGCGTGGGTCCGGTGGAGGTGCGGGTCGATGGAGACGTCCTCGCCCGTCCGGTGCTTAACGCACCCTACCCCGACCCGGCCGGGGCCGTCGTGACGCTTGAATACGCCCTTCCGGCCGATTGCACCGCCGCGAGGTTGGCCGTCTACGACCTGGCGGGCCGCCGGATTTCCGTGTTAAATCTCGAACCCGGCGGGCACGCCGTGGAGGTGGACTGCTCCGGCTACGCCCCGGGCGTTTACACCGCCGTCCTGGAGGCCTCCGGTGAAAAGGTTACCCGCCGCCTGGTTATCGCCCGCTGA